The following coding sequences are from one Nicotiana tabacum cultivar K326 chromosome 1, ASM71507v2, whole genome shotgun sequence window:
- the LOC107789008 gene encoding putative flavin-containing monooxygenase 1 has product METHVNGEINVEKRKKQIGIIGAGISGLVACKHALEQGFNPIIFESSNCIGGVWSNTIESTKLQTPKDFYQFSDFAWPKSVAETFPNHNQVKDYIESYALHFNILKHIQFNTKVVTVDYCCEDDGEEIIAAGCDNLWGGTGRAFSPKCKWVVTVMDLLRPLHSHKVYEVDFIILCIGKFSGLPNIPHFPMNKGPEVFDGKVIHAMDYAEMGSVNATAIVKDKRVTVIGFQKSAIDLAAEVARLNGVKHPCTLLLRRVHWTVPEGFLKLSLRNLNRFSELMIHKPREGFFLWFLAILLSPLLWIFSKFAETYLKWIYPLKKYNMVPDHGFLRQISSCMFTVLPADFYKRVEEGSLILKKSKSYCFCKKGLIIDEEENLPLKTDIVIFATGYRSDDKLCNIFSSAYFQKCITGSSTPFYRECIHPRIPQLAILGYSESPAILYTTEMQSKWLVHFLAGKFKLPTIAQMEEDVLRWEKCMQRYACKYYKRACVSVLLQIYCNDLLCRDMNLNPRRKKKMLSELFAPYKPSDYQRSV; this is encoded by the exons ATGGAGACACACGTAAACGGAGAAATCAAtgttgaaaaaaggaaaaagcaaataGGAATCATCGGTGCCGGAATAAGTGGTCTTGTTGCATGCAAACACGCACTGGAACAGGGATTTAATCCTATAATTTTTGAATCCTCAAATTGTATTGGCGGAGTTTGGTCCAATACAATTGAGTCAACTAAACTTCAAACTCCAAAAGATTTTTACCAGTTCTCAGATTTTGCATGGCCTAAGTCTGTCGCAGAAACTTTTCCTAATCACAATCAAGTTAAGGATTATATTGAATCCTATGCTCTTCACTTCAACATCCTGAAACATATTCAGTTTAATACTAAGGTGGTTACTGTTGATTACTGTTGTGAGGATGATGGTGAAGAAATAATAGCTGCTGGTTGTGATAATCTGTGGGGTGGTACAGGTCGCGCATTCTCTCCTAAATGCAAATGGGTTGTTACAGTAATGGATCTCCTTCGTCCCTTGCATTCACATAAG GTTTATGAAGTTGATTTCATAATCTTATGCATTGGAAAGTTCAGTGGCCTGCCAAATATCCCTCACTTTCCAATGAATAAAGGGCCGGAGGTGTTCGATGGCAAGGTTATACACGCCATGGATTATGCTGAAATGGGAAGTGTTAATGCAACTGCAATAGTCAAAGATAAGCGTGTCACTGTTATTGGATTCCAAAAATCAGCGATAGATCTTGCAGCAGAAGTCGCCAGACTAAATG gagTGAAACATCCCTGTACATTGTTACTCAGGAGGGTACATTGGACAGTACCAGAGGGCTTTCTGAAACTATCTTTAAGGAATTTGAATAGATTCTCAGAGTTAATGATCCATAAGCCCCGCGAAGGATTTTTCCTCTGGTTCTTGGCAATTTTACTTTCACCTCTG CTGTggatattttcaaagtttgcagAAACTTATCTCAAATGGATATACCcattgaagaagtacaatatggTTCCGGACCATGGTTTTCTTAGACAGATATCGTCTTGCATGTTCACAGTATTGCCAGCTGATTTCTATAAGAGAGTTGAAGAAGGAAGCCTCATTTTAAAGAAGTCGAAAAGTTATTGCTTTTGTAAAAAAGGACTCATCATCGACGAGGAGGAGAATCTTCCTTTGAAAACAGACATTGTCATCTTTGCAACTGGATACAGAAGTGATGATAAGCTTTGTAATATTTTCAGCTCAGCTTATTTTCAGAAATGCATTACTGGCTCTTCAACTCCCTTCTACCGCGAATGCATTCATCCACGTATTCCACAGCTCGCGATACTTGGGTATTCTGAGAGCCCTGCAATACTATACACCACTGAGATGCAAAGCAAATGGTTAGTTCATTTTCTTGCAGGGAAATTTAAGCTACCAACAATAGCGCAAATGGAAGAGGACGTCCTGAGATGGGAGAAGTGTATGCAACGTTACGCTTGTAAATACTACAAACGAGCTTGTGTAAGTGTGTTGTTACAAATATACTGCAATGATCTGCTGTGCAGGGACATGAATTTGAATCCCAGACGAAAGAAAAAAATGTTGAGTGAACTTTTCGCCCCTTATAAACCTTCAGATTACCAAAGATCTGTGTAG